Genomic DNA from Marnyiella aurantia:
TTGTATCTTCCCAGGCATCTGCTACATTATCTTTAGCTCTTTCCATCCATCCTTCTGCAGTAGCCTCTCTGTTATTACGCTTCTGCTCACGGATGTAATCCTTTGCTCTGTCTGCATAATCATTTACCGTCCACTTTGCATTGTTTACTGCGTGTTCTGCTTTGTTGTAATCTTGATTGTCCATTTTTTTGATTTTTTAAATTAATAATTGTGATTTGGTGTTTGTGATTACATAGGTAACAATTAATATTCCGAATTTCGTTAATGTTATGTTAAACTCATTTAACCTTGCTTTAGTGCTTCCTTTTGTCAAAAGTGTTCATCTACAGTGCCACTCATTACAAAAATCAATAGTTTTATCCAGCAAGAAAAATTGTAATAGCTTGAACCTGGTGTTTAACCGATAAATTAATTAAGATGGAAATTATAAGGTGCCCATGGTGTGAGAAGGATGACCTTTACCGAAAATATCATGATGAGGAATGGGGAAGGCCGGTTTTTGATGACTCGGTAATTTTTGAATTCCTGGTGCTCGAAAGTTTTCAGGCCGGCCTTTCATGGTACACAATTCTTAAAAAGCGCGAAAATTTCAGAAAGGCTTTCGATGGTTTTGATTACCGGAAAATTGCTCTATATAATGAACTTAAAACTGCTGAACTGCTGCAGGATCAGGGTATTGTGCGCAACAGGCTAAAGATTCTGGCCACTGTACATAATGCCCAGCGTTTTCTGGAAGTACAGCAGGAATCCGGAAGCTTCTCGGATTATATATGGGCATTTGTAGACGGAACACCGGTCATAAACAGACCCATTACCCTTGCTGATGTGCCTGCTACGAGTGCAGTTTCGGATGCTCTTGCCAAAGATTTAAAGAAACGTGGATTTAAATTCTTAGGTTCTACAGTGATGTACGCACACATGCAGGCCACGGGAATGGTGGACGATCATTTAATTTCCTGCCATTGTAAGAAATAGGTTGCCCCGTTTCTTTTTATTGTTAGTTTTGTCTGAATAACAAAAACCGAATGAAGAAAATTTTACTACTTAGCTCGATGCTGCTTTTATCCTCAAATCTCTTCTCGCAATATGCTGACAGGAAGGACTATATTGCCGAGTTCGCCATGGAGGACGGAAGCACATTCAGAGGTCATTATATAGGAGAAGTAACCCGCTCAACATCAATGGGAGGTTTTATTTTGAGCAACAGAATTGCTGCCTTTCAGTACGCCGACATGGAAACTAAAAAAAGAAAAAGGCTGAACTCCCGTGATGTTAAGAGAATCGTTTACTATAACGGCGGGGATGTAGCTAAAGTTCAGGAAAAAATTCAGGTGAAGCAGGTTACCAATAACTTTAAACTAAGCGCTGAAACCGATGAAGAGTTTGAGTTCCTGCTTCGTGACGGCAAGATTCAGCTTTACGGTTCCAATGTGTTCCGGTGCGAAGATATGTCATGCTACTATACGCACAGTAACTTTTACCTTAAAAAAAGCGCCGATCCCTATGCTGTGCTCGCTGTAAAACCTAAAAGTCAGATCAGTTTCAAATTAGGTTCGTCCATTGAAAATACGGTGGATGCATTCAGAATGGTAGGAGGCAAGTGTGCTGCCTTCAATGACTACCTGGATTTCTTTGATAAGACAGTGATTAAAGAGCAGCAGCTGGATAAAAAACTGCAGAAAGACTATCAGTCAATATTTAAGGAAACCATGAAAGAACTGGCAGCTATGAAGCAAACCCGTTATCTTTTTGATGAAGTTGCCGGCCGCGTGCAGGCTCACCAGATGGAAATTTTTCTCGGTATACTGAACGAGTATGAGAAATCCTGCCCATAATAAAAAATTGATTTCAATTTTGAAATCCTCTTTTTTATTTAATGATCCGTTCCAGTACCCATTCTATCATATTGGCTTCCGATTTCTGGTGATCTGCAGAGAATTCACCGCGACGCCTGTTGGCGATAACGCAGTTAACGGTGATTGCCTTATGCCCCAACAGTTTTGAAAGACCGTAGATTGCTGATGTTTCCATCTCAAAATTACTTACGCCAAGTTCATTCAGTGTTTCCAGGAACTGGTCATCCAGTGCTTTCAGACGCAGCTGCCTGCCCTGTGGCGCGTAGAAACCCGGGAAGGTAGCCGTATTGCCATGGTATTTGGCATCTGCATAATATGCAGAAATATCCTCTGCCCAATCAGAGAAGTAGAGCATGGGTTTTATTTTATCATATGGGAATTTGGCCATGAAGTTCCGCGAAAATTCATTTTCAAAGGAGTAGTCCTGATAAAAATGCAGCAGTCCGTCCAGACCTACCACATTCTGCGTTACAAGCATATTATCTACTTCAATGTCCGGGTTCACGCTGCCGCAGGTTCCCAAACGGAAAAGCTCCAGCGACTGATGCTCGCTGCGGAATTCCTTTGCTTTCAGGTCAATGTTTACCAGCGCATCAAGCTCGTTCATCACGATATCGATGTTCTCTGTTCCAATCCCTGTGGACATAACAGTAATCCGTTCACCGCGAAGCGTTCCGGTATGTGTGTAAAATTCCCTTTTGTTTTTTTTAATCTCAATGGTATCGAAATACTTTGAAACCTTTGGTACCCGGTCCGGGTCCCCAACCAGGATCACTTTTGGTGCCAGGTCTTCCGGCAAAAGGTTCAGGTGGTATACACTTCCGTCTGCATTAAGAACCAGTTCCGAAGCCGCTAGTTTATTGATCATGATACTGTGATTTAAGTTGAATAAGATTTAGGCATGAAGAACGCTTACTAGATCAGCCGCCAACGCGTTTTGTTTTGTAACCCATATCGTGAAGCATTTTCATTATCTTGTCACGGTTATCACCCTGTATAACTATGGTTCCGTCTTTTTCAGAGCCACCGATCCCAAATGTGGTCTTTATTTTTTTTGAAATGACCTTAAGGTCCGAATCTGAACCTTCAAAACCTTCAATAACCGTCACCGGTTTTCCGTTCCGGCCTTTTTTTTCAAATTTGCAGATGAGTGGTTCGCGCTGTACAAACTTTTCCTCAGGCATTGTAAAATCCTGCTCATCGTGATCTGGGAAGAGATTTTTCAGTTGATCCCGTATATCCATCTTTGGTTCTCTTTTTAGGTGCAGAAGCAATAATTCGCTGCTTTTTCACTGTCAAATCTACATAAAATAAGTAGATTTGTAAGATATTAAAAATCAAAAAATGTCAAAAAAAGCATTGTTAGCCATACTTGACGGCTGGGGTTTAGGTACAGATCCGGCGGTTTCGGCACTGGCTCAGGCAAATACTCCTTTCATTGACCGCTGCCTGCGTGATTTCCCCAATACAACATTGGAAGCCAGCGGTATCGCTGTAGGATTACCTTTCGGACAGATGGGCAATTCAGAAGTGGGCCACATGAATCTTGGCGCCGGCCGGGTGGTTTACCAGAATCTGGTGAGACTGAATATGGCAGTTGAAAATGCCACCCTTGGCAAGGAAAACGTAATTACCGAAGCATTCCAGTATGCCAACGAATATAACAAAAACGTACATTTTATAGGACTTTGCTCAGACGGAGGCGTCCATTCCCATATCAACCATCTGAAAGGTCTGCTTACCGCAGCCTTTGAAAACGGCATTGCCGACAAGACCTTTGTACATGCGTTTACAGACGGACGGGACTGCGATCCTCATTCGGGTGTAGGTTTCATAGAGGAGTTGCTGAACCATATGAAAGTAACCGGTGGCCATCTGGCCTCTGTAACAGGCAGGTATTACGCTATGGACCGCGACAAAAGGTGGGAACGGGTAAAGCAGGCTTATGATGCTATGGTGAAAGGCGTTGGTATCCGTACCCGCGACGTCCTGCAAACCATGAGGGAATCGTATCAGGCAGGAATAACGGATGAATTCCTGAAACCGCTTATTTGCCTTAAAGAAAGTCATCTTCCGATGACTAAGATCGAGAATGGCGACGTGGTTATCTGCTTTAACTTCCGTACCGACCGCGGACGGGAGATCACTGAGGCGCTTTGTCAGAAGGACTTTCCGGATTTTGGGATGCACAGGCAGGATTTGTATTATGTAACGCTGACCAACTATGATAAAGACTTCAAAGGCGTCAGGGTGGTCTTTAACGAAGAGGTACTTCAGGAAACGATGGGTGAGGTTCTGGAAAGACACGGAAAATCACAGATCCGTGTAGCCGAGACTGAAAAATATCCTCACGTAACTTTCTTCTTTTCCGGCGGTCGCGAAGAACCGTTTGAAAATGAGAAGCGTATTCTCTGTCCAAGCCCGAAGGATGTGCCGACCTATGACTTCAAGCCGGAAATGTCGGCTTATGATATTGTTGAAAATATACTACCTGAAATAGAAGCTGCAACTGCCGATTTTATCTGTCTGAATTTCGCCAATGCAGATATGGTGGGTCATACAGGCGTCTTCGAAGCAGCGGTTAAAGCTGCAGAAACCGTGGATCAATGCATTGAAAAAGTAGCTGTGGCGGCTTACGAAAATGGTTATGCGGTTTTTATCATGGCAGACCACGGTAATTCAGATTTTATGATCAATCCGGACGGATCGCCTAATACCCAGCATTCGACTAATCTGGTACCGCTTATTGTGATGGATCCGGAAAAAACGTGGAAACTTTCCCCCGGAAAACTTGGTGATGTGGCACCTTCTATACTGAAGGTCATGGGCATTGAGCCACCCGCAGCCATGACCGGTGAAATCCTGGTGGAATAGTAATTGCTAAAGATAAGTCCGGTCATCCGGATTAAATATCTTACTGTTAACATCATCCATGCTCCACTGTATTTTGCGTCAAACAGCGCTTAAATGAAAGGACTTATGTGATAAATAGCAGTATTTTGACCTATATTTGCACCCTATAAAATAGTAAAAATGTACAACAAACTGGTTAGACTGGAAGTAATGAAGAATCTGGGTACGGAGGTAAACGATTTTATCGCCTCATACCTTACTCCCGTTGAAAAAATTTGGCAGCCTACCGACTTTTTGCCGGATCCCTCTGCCGAAAGTTTCAAATATGATGTGGAAGAACTGCAAACCTATGCACGTGAGATGGGCTATGACCTTTTCGTTACACTGATTGGTGACTGTATTACGGAAGAGGCACTCCCAAGTTACGAGTCATGGATTATGGGTATTGACGGTGTAGACCAGGAAGAACGGAGTGGCTGGTCGCAGTGGGTGAGAAGCTGGACGGCCGAAGAGAACCGTCATGGCGACCTGCTGAATAAGTACCTTTATCTTTGTGGTCGTGTAAACATGCGTGAAATGGAAATTACCACTCATTATCTCATACAGGATGGTTTTGATTTGGGAACATCTATGGACCCTTATAGAAACTTCATTTATACAAGCTTCCAGGAGACAGCAACCAATATTTCTCACCGCAGGGTAGGGTCTCTGGCCAAGCAGACCGGTAATACCAAACTATCCAGAATGTGCGGCGTGATTGCTGCAGATGAGGCCAGGCACGCAAAGGCTTATAAGCATTTTGTTACCAGAATCTTTGAACTGGATCCATCGGAGATGATGCTTGCCTTTGAAGATATGATGCGCAAGAAAATCGTGATGCCGGCACACCTCATGCGTGAGTCCGGGCAGAAAGCAGGCGAGCTTTGGGGCCATTTTTCAGATGCTGCACAAAGAGCGATGGTTTACACCGGGCAGGATTATATAAACATCCTCAGCGAACTGCTGGACGACTGGAAAATTGAACATGTAGACGGCCTTAATGAGCAGGCTCAGAAAGCGCAGGAATATCTTATGAAACTTCCGGGCAGACTTCAGAGAATCACCGACAGACTTGCCACTCCGGATCAGGAGTATCAGTTCAAGTGGGTTAAAAGCTAGTTTACAACGCAACAGACATACGAGCCGGATTTTTCCCGGCTCTTTTTATATCTTTGCACTCTTAAATAACTAAGATTTATAATGCTTAACAATAAAAAACTTGCGATAGATTTTGACGGTACCGTGGTTGATGATGCCTATCCCGGCATCGGTAAGCCAAAGACTTTCGCTTTTGAAACCCTTAAGAAACTACAGTCAGAGGGTTATCGCCTCATACTCTGGACCTACAGACACGGTAAATCCCTGGAGGAAGCTGTAGAGTTCTGCAGAAAGAACGGCGTGGAGTTTTACGCTGTTAATTCCAGTTTTGAAGGTGAGATATTCGACAGTGAAAATGCTTCCCGGAAAATTGATGCAGACCTGTTTATAGATGATAGGAACCTGGGCGGATTCCCGGGTTGGGGCGAAATCTACAACATCATCAATCAGCGGATTGAGTTCCGTGTGGATGGTGGAGAAGTGCTGGCATATTCAAAAATTAAAAAAGACAAGAAAAAAGGCCTTTTCTGGTAATACTATGATTCATCTGAAAACCCTTCCCGAACTGAGGCTGATGCGCGAGAGTGCTCAGTTGGTTTCTAAGACCCTTGGTTTGTTGGCAAAAGAAATAAAACCCGGCGCTACAACCAATCACCTGGATAAACTTGCCGGCGAATATATCCGCGACAATGGTGGCGAACCCGCGTTCCTTGGAATGTACGGTTTCCCCAAGAACCTCTGTATATCTCCTAATGCCGAGGTAGTACACGGTATCCCAAATGATACGCCGCTTAAGGAAGGCGACATCCTGTCTGTAGACTGTGGCGTGTTTATGAACGGCTTCTATGGTGACCACGCCTATTCTTTTGAGGTAGGCGAGGTAGCGCCCGAAGTACAAAAACTTCTTCAAGTGACCAAAGAATCACTGTACAAAGGCATTGAACAGTGTGTTCGCGGTAAGCGTATCGGCGATATTTCCTACGCCATACAGCAGCACTGCGAAAAGCACGGTTACGGAGTTGTGCGCGAACTTGTAGGCCATGGACTTGGCAGAAAAATGCATGAGGATCCTCAGGTTCCCAACTACGGACGCAAAGGCAGCGGAAAAGTCATTAAAGACGGCATTGCAATCGCCATTGAACCAATGGTAAACATGGGTACGGAGAAAGTGAAATTTCACGATGACGGCTGGACGGTAACTTCACTGGATATGTCACCATCTGCACATTTTGAGCATGATGTGTGTGTTATTGCAGGAAAGCCTGTTTTACTATCGACCTATAAATACATTTACGAAGCGCTTGGTATTGTAAGTGATGAGGAGGACCGTTTTACTTTGGATTTTTAATGAAGAAAATCTTTAAAATTCTTCTGAACCGCATTCCGCGGCCGGTGCTCATAAATCTGAGTGTCTTTTTCAGGCCGTTCATCTATCTTTTTTTCAAAGGGTCCCGTTTTACTGATCCTATCGACGGAAGGTCGTACCGCAAATTCCTGCCCTACGGTTATGGCAGGCAGCGTGAAAATGCACTTTCGCCGGGCACGCTGAGTCTGGAGAGGCACCGTCAGATGTGGCTGTACCTGCAGAATGAGACCGATTTTTTCAGTAAAAATTATAAAGTTCTTCATATTGCTCCCGAACAGGACTTTCTGAGAAGGTTTAAAAAGATGAAGAATCTGAACTACACCTCCGCAGATCTGTTTTCCCCGATTGTAGATGTAAAAGCCGACATTCTGGATTTACCTTTTGAAGATGAATCGTATGATATCGTTTTCTGCAACCACGTTCTGGAACATATTCAGGATGACCGCAAAGCAATGAGTGAGCTATACCGCGTAATGAGGAAAGGCGGATGGGGAATTCTGCAGGTACCTATGAAGACCTCGCTGCAGGAAACCTATGAAGATTTTTCTGTTACGGATCCTAAGGAGAGGCAGCGGCTTTTCGGGCAGTATGACCATGTACGCTGGTACGGAATGGATTATTTCCAAAGGTTGGAAAGTGTAGGATTTGAAGTAGAGGTCAATTTTTACTCCAGGACATTTTCAGAAGCTGACCGGAAAAAATATGGGCTGATGGAGAATGAAATTCTGCCGGTGGTTTATAAAAAGTAGTCAATTGTTATCATTACCTTTGTGGTCGGGACGTTCTGTTCCGGTTAAACTTTTTAATTTTATTTGAATGCATAAAGCAGGATTTGTAAATATTGTAGGCAAACCAAACGCCGGAAAGTCCACGCTGCTTAACCAGCTGATGGGCGAAAAACTCTCTATTGTTACTCAGAAAGCGCAAACTACGCGTCACAGGATATTTGGAATTTATAATGAAGAGGATCTTCAGATTGTATTTTCAGATACACCCGGCGTGTTGGATCCCAAGTACGGTCTGCAGGAAAAGATGATGGATTTTGTGAAGGATTCCCTTCAGGACGCCGACGTTTTCCTTTTCATCGTAGATATCCTTGATAAAACGGAGCCGTTTGAATTTCTGGTAGAGAAACTCAACAAAATTCCCGTTCCGGTACTTATTCTCATTAACAAGATAGACCAGTCCAACCAGGAAGACCTGGAAAGAATCATGCAGCAGTGGCATGAGCGGATCCCAAAGGCTGAAATCCTCCCGATTTCTGCACTGAAGGCTTTCAACACAGATGTCATTCTGCCAAAACTAAAATCCCTGCTTCCGGAAAATCCACCTTACTATGACAAAGACCAGTATACTGACAAGTCTGAGCGGTTCTTTGTAAATGAGACCATTCGTGAGAAAATCCTCCTGAACTATGAAAAGGAAATCCCTTACTCCGTGGAAGTTGTAACTGAAATGTTCAAGGAAAAGGAAGGTATTATTTTCATCGATTCCATTATTTATGTGGAACGCGATACACAGAAGGGAATCATTATAGGTCATAAGGGTGATGCCATCAAGAAAGTAGGTACTGAGGCCAGACTGGATCTGGAAAAATTCTTTTCAAAGAAAATTCATCTTAATCTTTTCGTAAAAGTGAAAAAGGACTGGCGTAAGAATGACCGCGACCTGAAGAACTTCGGGTACCGCTAACTGCGCTAAGGTTTAACGGGTTTTTTTCGTTACATTTGGACGTAAATTAATTTGTATGAATTATTTCAGTTCAGTTAAAGTAAACCCACTTATTGCAGATATAGTACTTTTAGTGGTGCGGATATTTATTGGTTTTGCCATGATTTCGCATGGTTTCCCCAAACTGATGCAGCTTACGTCCGGAGAGGAAATTCAGTTCTTCAATTTTCTGGGTCTTGGCGAACGTTTTTCCCTGATACTGGCTGTGATTGCAGAATTTGTAGGTTCCATTTTCATTATCCTCGGCCTTTTCAGCCGTCCAGCTGTTTTTCTGCTTATAATTACAATGGCGATAGCAGGGCTTATTGTACACAGTGCTGATCCTTTTCCCAAGCGCGAGGCAAGTCTTATTTACCTGTCTGTATATCTGATGCTTTTTGCTTTCGGACCCGGCCGCTATTCCATTGACAGTATGCTGGAACGCCGGCGTGAAACTGCCTGGTAAGAAAAATATTTTTTGTTCTTGATATAAGCTATATCACTAATAATCCTGTTTATAAGCAAATGAATTTATATTTGCCTGCTGATTTAATTGTGGTATCTTTGCAATCATGAAAGCGGTTATCACCGGAGACATCATCAAATCTCAAAGTATCCCGTCCGAAACCTGGCACCATGCGCTGCGCGGCGTCTTCGGGCAGGAAAACAGCGAAAATTGGGAAATCTACCGTGGCGATGAATTTCAATTACTATTGCACAATGCTGCAGATTCTTTCAGCAAAGCCATCGAAATAAAATCACGTATCAAAAGTATACCTGGACTGGATGTACGTCTTTCCATAGGGATAGGTAACCAGGATTTCCAGGCGCCAAAAGTAACGCAGTCCACCGGTAGTGCATTCGTACATTCCGGACGTACTTTCGAGAAGATTAAAGCCGAGAAAATTACACTAAGTATTGCCTCAGACTTTCCGGATTTTGATGAGGTGATGAACATTACCTTCAAATGGATGAATTCAAGCCTGGACAGCTGGTCTGTAGTATCGGCCGCGATTGTTCAGATCTTCATCAAAGACAATAACCTGAATCAGGAAGAAGTGGCTCAGCAGCTTAATGTTTCCCAGTCATCAGTCAGTCAGCGGCTGAAGCGCGCAAACTATGACCTGATTATGCAGACAGACAGGATTTTTCGCAAACGAATTTCGGAACTAAAGGCATGATACTCACTAAACTCATATTGGCTCACCTTATCGGAGATTTTATCTTACAGCCTACCAAATGGGTTGCTCATAAAGAAGCAAAAAAAACCGCAAGTCCATACCTCTATCTTCATACGCTGATCCATACCGGACTCTGTATGCTTTTCCTTTGGGACCTGGATCTCTGGTGGATCGCGGTGCTTGTGGGAGGAAGCCATTTTATTATAGATGCACTGAAACTCCATCTGCAGAAAGCTACTACCAAAAAAAGCTGGTTCATCACAGATCAGGCACTGCATGTGATGGTCATCCTGGGAGTGGGTGCAGCTACGGACCAGTTGGATATGAAGCTTCTCATGAGTCCTCAAACACTGATATTCCTTACCGGTGCGGTATTTCTTACCACACCTGTTTCTATCCTGATCAGGACCCTGCTTTCCGCCTGGACACCAGTAGCCATGGAACATGGTAAAGTGCAGACGGACAGCCTGGTCAATGCCGGGAAATATATAGGTATCCTGGAACGTTTGTTAGTTTTCACCTTCATTGTAGTAAATCATTGGGAAGGCGTTGGTTTTATGATTGCCGCAAAATCGGTTTTCAGGTTCAGTGATCTGGCAGAAGCCAAACAGCGTAAGCTTACAGAATATGTATTGGTAGGAACCTTACTGAGTTTTGGGATTGCGGTACTGACCGGTGTGCTGGTTAAAATGTAAATAAGAAAAGTTAAGTTCAATTATAAAGAGTAAAAGAAAGATGACAAAAGGAGCAATGTTATACGAAGGCAAAGCCAAGCAGGTTTTTGCTACCGACAATCCGGAGCAGGTAGTTGTACGCTTTAAGGACGATGCCACGGCATTCAATGCCCAAAAACGCGGTAATGTGGATCTGAAAGGCGAGATGAATAATGCCATTACCACGCTGATCTTTGAATATCTGAATGAAAGAGGAATCCAAACCCATTTCATAAAGAAACTGGACGAGCGCGAGCAGCTTGTGGTGAAGGTTGATATCATTCCGCTGGAAATGGTGGTCCGTAACTACTCGGCAGGCAGCATGGCGCAGCGCTTAGGTGTGGAGGAAGGCATTAAGTCTCCTGTGACCATCTTCGATATATGCTACAAGAAAGATGAGTTGGGAGATCCGCTTATCAACGACCACCACGCAGTGTTTCTGGGTGCAGCAACTTATGAGGAACTTAAGGATATGTACACGCTTACGGCGCGCATCAATGAAATACTGATTGAACTTTTTGACAAAATGAATATCATACTTGTTGATTTTAAGATCGAACTTGGGAAAACTGCCGACGGAACCATTATCTTGGCTGATGAAATTTCACCGGATACCTGCAGACTGTGGGATAAGGATACAATGAAGAAGCTGGACAAGGACCGTTTCCGCCGTGATTTGGGCGAGGTGACCGAGGCGTACGTAGAAATTTATGAACGACTGAAAAAAGTGCTGGATAAATAGAGATTTCAGCTTATAAAAATGACAGAATTACAACAGTTTAAGGAAGATTACCTAGCGCAGTTTAAAGAAAGGACCTATGGCAGGAACCTGCTGAAGGCTGAAGACCCTTTTGATGCCCCATCGGAGGAGTGTGGAATTTTCGGCATTTACTCAGATACCGATCTGGATACCTTTTCACTTTCGCAGTTTGGGCTTTTTGCCCTGCAGCACAGAGGTCAGGAGGCTTGCGGTATCTCCGTAATGAAAAATGGCAAGATTGTAAACATTAAGGACGAAGGTCTTGTACTGGATGTGTACAAGGAAATCCGCGATCCTGAAATGTTTATGGGCAACTCGGCCATCGGCCATAACCGCTATACAACTGCCGGCGACAAGAAAAAATACAATTACCAACCTTTCTTCGCCAAAAATGAATATGACCAGATTGTGCTCTCAATCGCACATAACGGAAACCTGACTAATGCCACAATTCTTAAGAAGGAACTGGAGGCCGAAGGGGTGGTTTTCCGTGCTACTTCGGATTCAGAAGTAATCCTGAGGCTTATCCAGAAAAATCTGGATCTGGGTCTGCGAGGTGCCATAAAGGCAACCATGGAGAAGATTGAAGGTGCCTACTCCGTGGTAGGAATGACACGTAATAAATTCTTCGCTTTCCGCGACTTTAACGGAATCCGCCCATTGGTTCTGGGTGCGATAGACGAAAAAACGTTCGTGGCCGCTTCCGAATCTGTGGCACTTGATGCCGTAGGTGCACAGTATTTACGCGACATCCTGCCGGGTGAAATTGTATATACAAGTGAGAATGAGACCGGTTTGAAATCTTTCCTTGTTAAGGAAAACTGTGAAAACAGGATCTGTGCCTTCGAATATATTT
This window encodes:
- the gpmI gene encoding 2,3-bisphosphoglycerate-independent phosphoglycerate mutase, giving the protein MSKKALLAILDGWGLGTDPAVSALAQANTPFIDRCLRDFPNTTLEASGIAVGLPFGQMGNSEVGHMNLGAGRVVYQNLVRLNMAVENATLGKENVITEAFQYANEYNKNVHFIGLCSDGGVHSHINHLKGLLTAAFENGIADKTFVHAFTDGRDCDPHSGVGFIEELLNHMKVTGGHLASVTGRYYAMDRDKRWERVKQAYDAMVKGVGIRTRDVLQTMRESYQAGITDEFLKPLICLKESHLPMTKIENGDVVICFNFRTDRGREITEALCQKDFPDFGMHRQDLYYVTLTNYDKDFKGVRVVFNEEVLQETMGEVLERHGKSQIRVAETEKYPHVTFFFSGGREEPFENEKRILCPSPKDVPTYDFKPEMSAYDIVENILPEIEAATADFICLNFANADMVGHTGVFEAAVKAAETVDQCIEKVAVAAYENGYAVFIMADHGNSDFMINPDGSPNTQHSTNLVPLIVMDPEKTWKLSPGKLGDVAPSILKVMGIEPPAAMTGEILVE
- a CDS encoding class I SAM-dependent methyltransferase → MKKIFKILLNRIPRPVLINLSVFFRPFIYLFFKGSRFTDPIDGRSYRKFLPYGYGRQRENALSPGTLSLERHRQMWLYLQNETDFFSKNYKVLHIAPEQDFLRRFKKMKNLNYTSADLFSPIVDVKADILDLPFEDESYDIVFCNHVLEHIQDDRKAMSELYRVMRKGGWGILQVPMKTSLQETYEDFSVTDPKERQRLFGQYDHVRWYGMDYFQRLESVGFEVEVNFYSRTFSEADRKKYGLMENEILPVVYKK
- a CDS encoding SatD family protein, which encodes MKAVITGDIIKSQSIPSETWHHALRGVFGQENSENWEIYRGDEFQLLLHNAADSFSKAIEIKSRIKSIPGLDVRLSIGIGNQDFQAPKVTQSTGSAFVHSGRTFEKIKAEKITLSIASDFPDFDEVMNITFKWMNSSLDSWSVVSAAIVQIFIKDNNLNQEEVAQQLNVSQSSVSQRLKRANYDLIMQTDRIFRKRISELKA
- a CDS encoding DoxX family protein, which produces MNYFSSVKVNPLIADIVLLVVRIFIGFAMISHGFPKLMQLTSGEEIQFFNFLGLGERFSLILAVIAEFVGSIFIILGLFSRPAVFLLIITMAIAGLIVHSADPFPKREASLIYLSVYLMLFAFGPGRYSIDSMLERRRETAW
- a CDS encoding nucleoside phosphorylase produces the protein MINKLAASELVLNADGSVYHLNLLPEDLAPKVILVGDPDRVPKVSKYFDTIEIKKNKREFYTHTGTLRGERITVMSTGIGTENIDIVMNELDALVNIDLKAKEFRSEHQSLELFRLGTCGSVNPDIEVDNMLVTQNVVGLDGLLHFYQDYSFENEFSRNFMAKFPYDKIKPMLYFSDWAEDISAYYADAKYHGNTATFPGFYAPQGRQLRLKALDDQFLETLNELGVSNFEMETSAIYGLSKLLGHKAITVNCVIANRRRGEFSADHQKSEANMIEWVLERIIK
- the era gene encoding GTPase Era, whose amino-acid sequence is MHKAGFVNIVGKPNAGKSTLLNQLMGEKLSIVTQKAQTTRHRIFGIYNEEDLQIVFSDTPGVLDPKYGLQEKMMDFVKDSLQDADVFLFIVDILDKTEPFEFLVEKLNKIPVPVLILINKIDQSNQEDLERIMQQWHERIPKAEILPISALKAFNTDVILPKLKSLLPENPPYYDKDQYTDKSERFFVNETIREKILLNYEKEIPYSVEVVTEMFKEKEGIIFIDSIIYVERDTQKGIIIGHKGDAIKKVGTEARLDLEKFFSKKIHLNLFVKVKKDWRKNDRDLKNFGYR
- the map gene encoding type I methionyl aminopeptidase, which encodes MIHLKTLPELRLMRESAQLVSKTLGLLAKEIKPGATTNHLDKLAGEYIRDNGGEPAFLGMYGFPKNLCISPNAEVVHGIPNDTPLKEGDILSVDCGVFMNGFYGDHAYSFEVGEVAPEVQKLLQVTKESLYKGIEQCVRGKRIGDISYAIQQHCEKHGYGVVRELVGHGLGRKMHEDPQVPNYGRKGSGKVIKDGIAIAIEPMVNMGTEKVKFHDDGWTVTSLDMSPSAHFEHDVCVIAGKPVLLSTYKYIYEALGIVSDEEDRFTLDF
- a CDS encoding DNA-3-methyladenine glycosylase I, which encodes MEIIRCPWCEKDDLYRKYHDEEWGRPVFDDSVIFEFLVLESFQAGLSWYTILKKRENFRKAFDGFDYRKIALYNELKTAELLQDQGIVRNRLKILATVHNAQRFLEVQQESGSFSDYIWAFVDGTPVINRPITLADVPATSAVSDALAKDLKKRGFKFLGSTVMYAHMQATGMVDDHLISCHCKK
- a CDS encoding DUF3307 domain-containing protein gives rise to the protein MILTKLILAHLIGDFILQPTKWVAHKEAKKTASPYLYLHTLIHTGLCMLFLWDLDLWWIAVLVGGSHFIIDALKLHLQKATTKKSWFITDQALHVMVILGVGAATDQLDMKLLMSPQTLIFLTGAVFLTTPVSILIRTLLSAWTPVAMEHGKVQTDSLVNAGKYIGILERLLVFTFIVVNHWEGVGFMIAAKSVFRFSDLAEAKQRKLTEYVLVGTLLSFGIAVLTGVLVKM
- a CDS encoding acyl-ACP desaturase, producing MYNKLVRLEVMKNLGTEVNDFIASYLTPVEKIWQPTDFLPDPSAESFKYDVEELQTYAREMGYDLFVTLIGDCITEEALPSYESWIMGIDGVDQEERSGWSQWVRSWTAEENRHGDLLNKYLYLCGRVNMREMEITTHYLIQDGFDLGTSMDPYRNFIYTSFQETATNISHRRVGSLAKQTGNTKLSRMCGVIAADEARHAKAYKHFVTRIFELDPSEMMLAFEDMMRKKIVMPAHLMRESGQKAGELWGHFSDAAQRAMVYTGQDYINILSELLDDWKIEHVDGLNEQAQKAQEYLMKLPGRLQRITDRLATPDQEYQFKWVKS
- a CDS encoding translation initiation factor; amino-acid sequence: MDIRDQLKNLFPDHDEQDFTMPEEKFVQREPLICKFEKKGRNGKPVTVIEGFEGSDSDLKVISKKIKTTFGIGGSEKDGTIVIQGDNRDKIMKMLHDMGYKTKRVGG
- a CDS encoding BT0820 family HAD-type phosphatase — encoded protein: MLNNKKLAIDFDGTVVDDAYPGIGKPKTFAFETLKKLQSEGYRLILWTYRHGKSLEEAVEFCRKNGVEFYAVNSSFEGEIFDSENASRKIDADLFIDDRNLGGFPGWGEIYNIINQRIEFRVDGGEVLAYSKIKKDKKKGLFW